The Deltaproteobacteria bacterium genomic interval GCTCGATCTCGAGGTTGACGCCGAAGAGCCGCCGCTGGTAGACGCGCGTGCGCAGCTCGGCGGTCGCCAGCGAGCGATTGAAGTCGATGAAGCGGTGCGAGCCGAAGCCGCGCAGCGCCCTCCGCCCGCCGAGCGAGGACAGTTCCCAGAAGGGCGTGTCCTTGTCGCCGCTCGTGTAGTTCGCGAGGACGTGCAGCGCGAGGATCGGGTTCCCCTTGCGGAGCGGGATGAAGTCGCGCCAGTCGGCGCCGAACTTGACGAACGAGCTGGCACTCCCGATGTGCTTGTCGGTGAGCTCGCCGTAGAGGATGCCGAGCGCGCCGCGCGTGGGGATGTCGGTCGAGTCGCGGCTGTCGTAGGTGAGCGCCACCTGGTGCGCCCAGAAGACACCGCCGGCGAGCCCCCGGCCGCGCGTCTCGGGGTGCGCGGTCGCGATGAAGGGGATGTTGTGCACCTGCCCGCGCTCGATGCCGTAGCGCCGGATGCGCATGCGGTAGGAGAGGTTCGCGTAGGGCAGCACCCACACGCCCGGCGTCGCCTGGGCCTGCGTGTCGACGTCGGTGTAGTTCGACTCGCCGCCCAGGTTGCCCGGGCCGGCCGGGCGCCCCGGGTGCGGCCGCTCCTCGCGCGACTCGTTGCCGAAGCCGAAGAAGCGCTCGGTGGAGTCCGCCTCGTGCAGGAACGACGCGAGGAGAAAGCCGCGCCCGTCCCAGAGGCTGCGGTCGGTGTACTCGAGCTCGTAGTCCTCGTCCTTGGTGGTGGACTTGGCGGCCACCACCGAGTAGCGCCGCTCCGGCGAGGGGTAGCCGAAGAAACGGAAGGCGGGGAAGATGCCCGTCGTCTTGTTGTAGCGCAGGTCGGGCGCCAGCATGTACTGGATCTGGTCCTTCTCGTCGAGGAAGAGGAGCACGCCGAGCAGCCCGACCGTGTTGCCCTCGTTCGGGTCGGTGATGATCTCGGGAATCGGGATGAAGCTCCTTTCGGCACGCGCAACCGCGGGCCAGAGCGCGGCCGCGGCGAGCAGCGCGAGGATCAGCCGGCGTGGGCGGGAAAGCTGGTGAGGAGCCATCGATCGCCGAAGTGGCCGAGGACGTGGAAGGGAGCGGGCACCAGGCCCGCAGGCTCGTCCCGCCGTCGCTGCGGATCGCTAACGAGGGCCAGGCGCTCGCCCGCGCGCCAGCGCCGCTCGAACGGCGCGCGCGCGAGGAACATCTCCCGCATGTGACCGGCGAGATACGTCGGCGGCACGAAGCCGGGCGGCTCGAGGAGCGCGATACGCCGCTCGGTGTAGTAGGCGAGGCCGCCGACCTGCTGATACTCCTCGGGGGACTCGAAGACGACCTCCACAACGGGCGGGACCGCGGCGACGAGGGCGCGTGCCAGCGGCCGCCACGAGAAGAGGGCCTCAGCCCGCGCTTCGGCATGCAGCACGATCGCCGCGAACGGCACCATGCTCGCCGCCAGCGTGGCGACGAGCCAGTCGGGGCGGCGCCAGAGCGCCGCGAGCGCGATCAGCACCCCCGCGCCGGCCACGACCGCCGCGGCCGGCGCGACGAGTGCGAGGAGCCCCGGGGCCTGGACGAGCCAGTACGTGCGCGCCAGGACCGCGCGGCCACCCCCCAGGCCCGCGACGCCGACGCCGGCGACGAGGGCGCCGGCCGCGGTGAGATAGACCCAGGCCGCGCGCTCGCCCTCGCCGGCCTGCGCGCGCTGCCAGGCGCGCGCCGCGAGCAGCGCCGCGGCCGGCAGCGCCGGGATCGCATAGTGCTCGAGCCGCGAGGGGGTGCACGAGAAGAAGAGAAGGAGCCCGCCCCCCCACACCCACAGGAGGAACGTGGCGCGCGCGGCCGCCGCGGCCCGCGCGACGGCGCCGCGCACCGCCTCGGCGAGCGTGAGCGGCACGAGCAGCACCCACGGCACGGCGCGGCCCGCGGCGGCCCCCCAGAAGAAGACGAGCGAGTCGCCCTCCGAATCGCGCGGCAGCTTCCTGGCGAAGAAGAAGAGCACATGCTGGTTCACCAGGTAGTCCCACGCGAAGCCGGGGTGCCGTAGCGCCACGGCCAGGTGCCACGGGGCGACGATGGCGGCCAGCACGAGGAGCCCGAGCCCCGGGCGGAGGCGCGGGATGCCGCGCCAGCCGTGATCGCGCAGCGTGACCGCCGCGATCGGCAACCCAGCGAGCACGATCGGCACGAGGCCCTTGGCGAGCACGCCGACGCCCAGGGCCGCGTAGAGGCCGAGGAGCCAGCGGGTGCGGCGCGTGCGCTCGCGCTCCGCCCTCTGCCAGCAGAGGAGCGCCACCACCACCGTCGCGGTGAGGATCATGTCGGGCCGGAGGGTGCGCGCCTCGAGCACGAAGCCGAGGCTCGTGGCGAGCGCGAGCCCGGCAACCAGGCCGGCCGTCCCGCCGTAGAGGAGCGCCCCCAGCCGGCAGGTGGCGAGGAGCGCCACTACGGCGGCGCCCACCGACACCAGGCGCGCCCACTCGGTCGGCCCCGCGACGCGGAAGACGAGCGCCGCGAGCCAGAAGACGAGGGGCGGCTTGTTCAGGAAGAGGGTGAAGTCGAGGTGCGGCGAGATCCAATCGCCGTTCAGGGCCATCTCGCGCGCCACCTCCGCATAGCGCGCCTCGTTGTCGAAGAAGGCGGGGACGTCGAGGCGGACGGCGAGCACCGCGGCCGCCGCGAGGGAGAGCGCGACGGCGCCCCGGCGGGCCTCCACGAGGGGGCGCGGGAGGACGACGACACCCTCTTCGCAGACTGCCACTGAGGCTCCTTGGGTGATCGGCGGACAAAAGTCAACGGACTTGCGCGGTTTCCGGCCGCCGGTTAGCATTCCAGAACTTTTCTCTGGCCGGGGGCGAAACCATGGAAGCGCTGGCACGAGGGGCGGCGGGGGAGAGGCGCGTCGCGCTGCTGGACCTGTCCCGCGAGTACCGGGCGTACCGTCACGAGCTGCTCGCGGCGTGCGATCGGGTCCTCGAGCGCATGCAGCTGCTCGGCGGGGAGGAGGTGCGCGCCTTCGAGGGCGAGATGGCGGCCTACCTGGGCGTTCGCCACGTCTGCGGGGTCGCCTCGGGCACCGATGCGCTCGCGCTGGCGTTCCAGGCGGTCGGCCTCGAGCCCGGCGACGAGGTCCTGGTGCAGGCGAACGCCTTCGTGGCAGGGGTGGAGGCGATCCAGCGCGCGGGGGGCACGCCGGTGGCGGTCGACATTCGCCTGGCCGACCTCGGCCCCGACCCCGACGACCTGGCCGCCCGTCTGACGCCGCTCTCGCGCGCCATCCTGGTCGTCCACCCGCACGGGCTGCCGGTCGACCTCCGGCCCATCCTCGGGCTCGCGCGCGCGCGCGGGCTCGTCGTGATCGAGGACTGCTCGCACGCCCACGGCGCCGCGCTCGACGGGCGCCGCGTCGGTTCCTTCGGCCTCGCGGGCGCCTTCAGCCTGGGCGTGGTGAAGAACCTCGCCGCCTACGGCGACGCGGGCCTGATCAGCACCGACGACACCGGGATCGCCGAGCGCGTCAGGCTCCTCGGCAGGCACGGTCAGGTACGCAAGAACGAGCACGACCTCTACGGCACCAACAGCCGTCTCGACGAGCTGCAGGCGGCGATGCTGCG includes:
- a CDS encoding phospholipid carrier-dependent glycosyltransferase, with the protein product MLTGGRKPRKSVDFCPPITQGASVAVCEEGVVVLPRPLVEARRGAVALSLAAAAVLAVRLDVPAFFDNEARYAEVAREMALNGDWISPHLDFTLFLNKPPLVFWLAALVFRVAGPTEWARLVSVGAAVVALLATCRLGALLYGGTAGLVAGLALATSLGFVLEARTLRPDMILTATVVVALLCWQRAERERTRRTRWLLGLYAALGVGVLAKGLVPIVLAGLPIAAVTLRDHGWRGIPRLRPGLGLLVLAAIVAPWHLAVALRHPGFAWDYLVNQHVLFFFARKLPRDSEGDSLVFFWGAAAGRAVPWVLLVPLTLAEAVRGAVARAAAAARATFLLWVWGGGLLLFFSCTPSRLEHYAIPALPAAALLAARAWQRAQAGEGERAAWVYLTAAGALVAGVGVAGLGGGRAVLARTYWLVQAPGLLALVAPAAAVVAGAGVLIALAALWRRPDWLVATLAASMVPFAAIVLHAEARAEALFSWRPLARALVAAVPPVVEVVFESPEEYQQVGGLAYYTERRIALLEPPGFVPPTYLAGHMREMFLARAPFERRWRAGERLALVSDPQRRRDEPAGLVPAPFHVLGHFGDRWLLTSFPAHAG
- a CDS encoding DegT/DnrJ/EryC1/StrS family aminotransferase, translating into MEALARGAAGERRVALLDLSREYRAYRHELLAACDRVLERMQLLGGEEVRAFEGEMAAYLGVRHVCGVASGTDALALAFQAVGLEPGDEVLVQANAFVAGVEAIQRAGGTPVAVDIRLADLGPDPDDLAARLTPLSRAILVVHPHGLPVDLRPILGLARARGLVVIEDCSHAHGAALDGRRVGSFGLAGAFSLGVVKNLAAYGDAGLISTDDTGIAERVRLLGRHGQVRKNEHDLYGTNSRLDELQAAMLRIKLRHLDVRNRRRAAIAAHYGERLSAFVTPPPTDPTRTHVYHQYVVRTPARDALRVHLAARHIETGVHYPVPIHRQPAWLHAYGETPPLPRAEQAAREMLSLPVHADLTDAEVERVADGVVEFFRR